The proteins below come from a single Odontesthes bonariensis isolate fOdoBon6 chromosome 18, fOdoBon6.hap1, whole genome shotgun sequence genomic window:
- the LOC142368243 gene encoding saxitoxin and tetrodotoxin-binding protein 1-like, which yields MCVSKVAVLLLLAVIGSYAEPSAEECEGLTKRLPSKDLNKIFGKWVLVWSVTDRETGRSLLANISSSHVDFKLLADNKTIEYIERNVYLGSLDSCTTFFINMTLPTDDSTEHHTLKADFNRVEKDGVVQEYNDTGDVDFYESCDDCLLMTYKTSIFGLLLSYKRKGSNWDVEQMKTAHDGLKKTAECLKFIHDKPFTYDGLTDLCNKKSAPDASS from the exons ATGTGTGTATCAAAGGTAGcggtgctgctgctgttggcTGTGATTGGCTCTTATGCGGAGCCATCCGCCGAAGAGTGTGAGGGTCTGACCAAAAGGCTGCCAAGTAAAGACTTGAACAAG ATTTTTGGAAAGTGGGTTCTGGTCTGGTCTGTCACTGACCGTGAAACGGGTCGTTCTTTGCTGGCAAACATCTCCAGCTCGCACGTTGATTTCAAACTCCTGGCTGACAACAAAACAATTGAGTACATCGAGAGGAACGTCTACCT TGGTAGTCTCGACTCCTGCACCACATTCTTCATCAACATGACGCTGCCCACTGACGACAGCACTGAGCACCACACTCTGAAAGCTGATTTCAACA GAGTGGAGAAGGATGGGGTTGTTCAGGAGTACAATGACACAGGCGACGTTGACTTCTATGAGAGCTGCGACGACTGTCTGCTGATGACCTACAAAACCTCCATCTTCGGACTCCTGCTCAGCTACA agaggaaggggTCAAATTGGGATGTTGAGCAGATGAAAACCGCCCACGATGGCCTTAAGAAAACGGCCGAATGTCTGAAATTCATCCATGACAAACCGTTCACCTATGATGGACTCACAG ATCTTTGTAATAAGAAATCTGCTCCAGATGCAAGTTCCTAG
- the LOC142368244 gene encoding uncharacterized protein LOC142368244 — protein MNLWLCCHLLFAALFHSSSALTPEECQPLVTPLSLADPSVMEGKFYFHAGYTDHEVHKAILKITDSSWTKFTASPSSKTEILMSQENKINGTCFGSTSNMTTEGNTVSVTFANTTSTSQVLPSCDTCLVFFINCTIRNTKKLFEAMKISNPTGTDEFEARSVYLYGTEVTLKDSDLEHFKKQASCFGFSGELDYHFDPEKTGVCEEGEGIRIP, from the exons ATGAATCTGTGGCTCTGTTGTCATCTCCTGTTCGCAGCGCTGTTTCATAGCAGCTCAGCTCTGACGCCTGAAGAATGCCAACCGCTGGTCACGCCTTTGTCTCTGGCCGACCCCTCCGTG ATGGAGGGCAAATTTTATTTCCATGCTGGCTATACTGATCACGAAGTTCATAAAGCCATCCTGAAGATAACTGACAGCTCCTGGACAAAATTCACAGCATCGCCGTCCAGCAAAACTGAAATTCTTATGTCCCAGGAGAACAAGAT AAATGGAACTTGCTTTGGTTCGACATCAAACATGACCACCGAAGGCAACACTGTTTCAGTGACAT TTGCCAACACAACCTCGACAAGCCAAGTGCTGCCAAGCTGTGACacctgtttggttttttttatcaattgtacaattagaaacaccaaaaagcTATTTGAGGCCATGAAAATAAGCAACCCAACTGGGACTGACGAGTTTGAAGCTCGGTCCGTTTATCTTTATG GCACAGAGGTGACCCTGAAGGACTCTGACCTGGAACATTTCAAGAAGCAAGCAAGCTGCTTCGGCTTCTCTGGAGAACTTGATTACCACTTCGATCCTGAGAAAA CAGGTGTATGTGAAGAAGGTGAAGGCATCAGAATACCATAG